TCTCAACTTCATTGGAGACTCCATGACCAAGCCATCCGTTCGCCGTAGTGCCCCTGCGCCCGGCAGCCAACCCGAATCCCCCGTTACCCAAACGGCGGTTTCCCGTATTCAAGGCGCTGTTGCAATCAAGACCGGAGGTAGCGTGCCCAAGGGCTCGTATGTTGATCGAATGCAACAAGCCATCGCAAAAAAGCAGGAATGAAATTCCTGACACATCCATCAAGGAGAGCGACCAAGCCCAGCAAAGCCGACAACGACAACCATGCAAATCAATGCAATCCCAACAATGATGAGTAGTGGCACTCGCGCGGAGAGGATCAGCGCCCAGGTGACTGGGAAGATCTCATCGCTCAGAAAAATCATGAGGGTTGACTGGTCATCCAGGCCGGCCACTCGATGATCTCCGTCTTCTTGTGGCTTGGTCGAATCGAATCCTGACTTCCGCAGAACCAGACCCACAACGGCGGCGTCTGGAGCAAGGTCGAGCAGGACAGGCGCCGCTACGCCCAGCGCGCCAAGAGCGATGTCTACGTCTTCACCGGCCCGGTATTCGACGGGCAGCCGCTCAACATCGGGACGGGCAAGGTCATGTGCCCTGCCACCTCTTCAAGCTGGTCTATGGCGCCAGCACCGGCAAGAGCTGGGTGTACTGGCAGGCCAACAGCGCCGACACCCGCATGGGCCCGCCCATCAGCTACGAGGAGTTCACGCGCCGCACCGGCATGCCGCTGCTGTCGGCCGTGCATCTGCCCCACGCATAAAAAATGAGCTTACTACGCAATTGATTCAATGATTTCAATGGTATTTGATATTGAAATCCATGAATTGCGAGCGTAAGACGCTCACTTTTAAATAGCAAAAAAGCTCCACAGAGATCGCGGGGAACTCAGGCCGGCTCGCCCGCCAGCCGGCGCACCACCTCGGACAGCACCTGGGCCTTCTGGCGGGTGCGCTCATTGGCCATGCCCGTGAAGCCACGCTTGGTGGCCGTGTGGTGCAGCGTATGGCCGACCTGCCGGCGGTACAGCGCACGTGCCCGGTCGCGCATGGCGCGGGCGCGCTGCAGTTGCAGGCGGCGCTGGGCCGGGCTCAGCCTGACCAGGGCCGCATCGGACTGGGAAAGATCGTAGAGCTCACGCTCATTGGTGGCGAGAAGTTCATGCGCGGAATGGATGGCACGTCCCATGGCTTGCTCCTGTCATCAAATGCAATGAAAAAGCACCTTGAATGCATGCACATCCAAGATGCTTCGGTGAGTACAGAACAGCACTCTAGGACAGATTCCGGCTCCAGCCCCCAATACCGCACCCATGCAAGCGGTATTGGGTGGTGCAGCCAAGCGATGGGCCTGCCGCCAGCCTCTGCAGACGGCGCACGCCTCTGGCTTACCTGACAGCAGACTCTGCTGCGGCCGCTGCCGGAGCGGTGACCGCTGGCGCGCTGGTCGCCGCCGGGACATGCTGCCAGCTGGCGGGCAGCACGGCGTCCAGCCAGTGCATGCGCCAGGCCAGCAGCACGGTAACGGTCAGCAGCGCCAGCAGGCACAGGCTGTTGCGCAGGCCATGGCTGTCGGCATAGGGGTCGGCAAAGTTGCGCTTGGCATTGACCGGCACCCTGGCCGTCTGCGACAGGCTGCGACCCAGACCCAGATTGATGTTCATGCGGCCATTGATGGCCCAGCCGCTGGCATCCAGAATCGGTCCCAGGCTACGCTGGCGCAGCTTGAGCCAGGCAATCAGCATGCTGGGGCCGGAGATGGCCAGGATCAGGCCCAGAATGGCCACCGGAATCCAGGGCCCCAGCTCGATGAACTTGCCGAAGATGCCGACGATCACGGCGCTCAGCGAACCCAGCGCCACGCCGATGGCGGCCACCGTGCCCACATCGGTCTTGCGCGTGGCGGCGGCAGCCGGTGCTGCGGCAGCCGACGCTGCGGTCAGCTCCTTGGGCGCCGTCACCAGCTTGGTCGCGTTGTCGCCGAGGCTGGTGTTCACCACATCGTTCTTGGCCGCTGCATGCTTGGCGACCTGCTCCTCGATCATGCGCAGGAACTTCTTGTAGGGCGAGAAGAAGGCCTGGCCGATGCTGGTCGGGTTGTCGATGAGCTTGACGATGGTCGCATCCCAGTCCTGGCCCGCACGGTCGTAGAACACGCCGTTGCGCCCCACGAACAGGAAATCCACATCGCCTGCCGTGAAGGCCGCGACGATGATTTTCTTCTGCCCCTCGCGCTTGCACTCGCAATAGGCCAGATAGGTTTTCGCCATGGCGGCCAGCACCGAGTGGGCGGCGGCATCGGCCACCTCCACGGTCAGATCGCAGCTGCGGCCGTCCAGGAACAAGGTTCCGGCCTGGAAGGCCGCGCCTTCGCGGCGATAGAAGCTGGAGAAAGAGACAAAGTTATTGAGCAAAGGCAGCAGATCGCGCTGCAGCCGGATCAGCTTTTCCAGGGCCATGGCCTGCACGGCGTGCTCCTTCTCGGCATCGTCCTGGTCCAGCAGCTGCATCAGCGCGTCCTTCAGGCCGCTGGCCAGCAGTTGCTGCACCTCGGCCTCGCCGATCGCTCCCAGCGGCGTGGCCGGGCACTCCGCCAGCCATTGCTGGCAGTGGGCCAGCATGGTCTTGAGTTGATCCCACTGCGCCTCGGTCAATGCGCTCAGAGCCTCGCCGAACACGGGCTGCACGGCCTGCTCGCGCAGGGTCTGCAGGGCCGCCGCCCAGGCCGGGTTGACGCCATGCACCAGCGGCAGGCTGCGCTCGCCGGTGACGGCGGCCAGCGGCAACGCCGCCAGAGACTCCGAGGCATTGCTGAGTACCTGCGCACCCAGAGCCGCATAGCCTTCTTCCGTGGGGTTGAGCGGTGCCCGCGCATTGGCGTCGAACTCCACCAGTCGCGTGCGCGCAAAAAAGTCATCGACCTTGGCCTGCACGGCGTTCACGGCCTCGGCCGCCGCCAGTGCCAGTGCACGCGGCTGCAGATGGCAGCCCAGCTCGTCCGCCTGGGCAAACCAGGTCTGCAGGGCTTGCAGGTCCTCCCAGAAGGCCTCGGCCTTGCTGCGATCGATGCCGGGCACGCCATCGCTGCCGTCCACGGCACCGTACAGCTCCTGAATGCGCGCAATCAGAGCGGCCAGCGCCTCGTCGCCTTCGGCCGTGGCCGCACCGACGATGCCGTCGCCATTGAAGCGCAGGGCCTGCAGCGAGGCCATGCGCTCCTGCACCTGGGTCAGCGTGATGGCTGCGGCATCGGGCAGGCCCGCGAGTTCCAGCACGCGCCTGGCTTCGGCCAGCAGCAGCGCACCTTCTGGCGTCGCATCATTGATGCTGCCCAGCTGCAGCACATCGCCGCCATCGGCCAGCACCTGCGGGTCACGCACTCTGGCCACGGCCCATTCACAGGCAGCCACCAGCTCGGGGGGACGGATCCGGCCGTCCTTGCTCTCGTCGATCAGATCCAGCGTCGCGCCGTCGAACTCGATGCCGCGTGTGGGACAGGCCAGGGCCACCCACAGCTTCTGATCCAGCTCACCAATATGGGCAATGTCCTGGCCCGTGCGAATGACCACCTGGTCCACCTCGCCGGCGCGGAAAAACTGCCACTCGTACTGCTTGTGCATGAAACTACCAACTCCCTGGCGGGGGATCTCCCCCTATCAAAGCGCATTGCAACCAATGGCTGCTTGCACTGTCCGCTATCAAAAGCTTGGAGTTTAAAAGTCATTTGCACCTACAGAATGGTGACATTTGTGAACTCTTGCGCTGCGCACGGCCAAGTGCACTGCAGGTCTCTTTCTCATTGATCCATTCCGGGCGCCTACGTGCCCCTCTTAATAAAGTATTTATTTAGATACTTTATTTGCTACACTGACCCCGTCCAATCCGCGCCCATGACTGCTGTGTCCACCGCCTCCCAATCCCGCGACAAGCTGCACCTGCAGCTGGCCCGGCTGTTCCGCAACAAGATCGCGACCGGCGAATGGGCGCTCGGACACAGCATTCCCACGGTCGAAGAGCTGGAGGCGCTGCACAGCGTCTCGCGCACCACGGTGCGCATGGCCGTGCATGCGCTGGTCGACGAAGGCCTGCTGGAGACCCGCAAGCGCGGCGGCACCAGGGTGGTGAGCCAGCCCTGCAAGCCGCCGTCCTTTCTGCTGCCCACCAGCTGGCGGGAGCTCGTGGCATTTGGCGAGCAGATTCAGCAGACCACGCTGCAGCAGGCCAATGACTGCGTGCCGCCGATTCCGGCCGGCTTTCCCTGCCCTGGCGAACTGGCCCCGGCCTATACCTATTTTCTGCGCGTGCACAGACATGGCGAGGCACGCTTTTGCCTGTCCGAGCTGTACCTGGAGCAGAACCTCTATCCCAGGCTGCAGGAGCAGCTGGAGCGCGCCACGCTGGCGCAGGCGCTGGGCAATGACCCCGCGCAGATCGCTGCAGCGCGCCAGTACCTGAGCGTGGCCCCGGCCGACGAGCTGATTGCCGAGCACCTGGGCGTGCCGCTGGGCACGCCGCTGATGCAGGCGCTGCGCTGGGCCCGCAACCCCCAGGGCCTGGTCGTCTACTGGGCCAAGGTGCGCTTCATCAGCGAATACGTGCACATGGAAATGGACTTGCTCAAATGACCGCCGTCCTGCCGCTGAACCCGCCCCTGTCCAAACCCCATGCCGGTCGTGTGGCCTGGATCACCGGCTCCACCAGCGGCATAGGCTGGGCCGTTGCCAGGCAGCTGGCCAGCGAAGGCGCCGCCATTGCCCTGCATGGCAGCGCCCAGGCGTCTGCCGGCACCGATGCCCAGCTGGCCGAGCTGCACGCACTGGGCGTGGCCGCCCGCTATTACCCGCTGGATCTGAGCGACGGCCAGGCCATTGCGCCCCTGGCCCGGCGCATCGCCGCCGAGCTGGGTGCGGTGGACATTCTGGTCAACAACGCCGGCATGCAGCATGTGGAATCCGTGCTCAGCTTTCCGCCAGACCGATGGAACACCATGCTGGCCGTCAACCTGAGCGCACCGTTTCACACCATACAGGCCTGCACGCCGGCCATGCTGGAGCGCGGCTGGGGGCGCATCATCAATATGGCCTCCGTCAGCGGTCTGGTCGGCGTGGCCCACAAGCCTGCCTATGTGGCCAGCAAGCATGGCCTGCTGGGCCTGACCAAATCCGTGGCACTGGAGCTGGCCACCACGCCCGTGACCTGCAATGCCATCTGCCCCGGCTGGGTGCTGACGCCGCTGGTCCAGGCCCAGGTCGATGCACTGGCGCAGCGCGAGCAGCTGGACGAGGCGGCAGCCCGTGCCAGGCTGCTGGGCGCCAAGCAGCCTTCGCGGGCCTTTGTGACGGTGGAGCAGGTGGCGGCCCTGGTCGGCTTTCTCGCCAGCGACAACGCCGCCCAGGTACGTGGCGCACAGTGGAATATGGACGGGGGCTTCACCGCCGCTTGAGTGCGGCATCGGCAAGACTCCATCTATCGGTCACCCATTCACGGCTGATGGCGCTGGGCAGATAAGCGCTACAGCCTGTTTAGTAGGACTTACGCAAGCAGGAATGCATCATCGGCCAGCCTCCTGAGGCAGTCGCCTTGCCTGAACCGGTTTTGCGTAAGTCGTGTTTTATTCAAATCGTTCCAAGGAGATGAACATGGCATTGAACGAAACCCACGACGCCGGCCTGCAAAGCTGGGTCGCCAGCGCCAACACCGGCAGCAGCGACTTTCCCATCCAGAACCTGCCGTTTGCCGTCTTTCGCCGCAAGAACAGCAGCGAAGCCTTCCGCGGCGGCGTGGCGATTGGCGATCAGGTGCTGGATATGGCGGCCGTTCGCGATGCCAAGGCACTGGACGCCGATGTGCAGGCCCAGGTCGCAGCAGCGGCGCAGGGCCAGCTCAACAGCTTGATGGCCATGGGCCCTGAGGCATGGTCGGCCCTGCGCCTGGCCCTGTCGCGCGCCCTGCGTGCCGGCGCTGCGCGGGAAGCCGCTCTCAAGGCCTGCCTCGTGCCCCAGGCCGATGTGGAGTACAGCGTACCGGCCCAGGTCGGCGACTACACGGACTTCTACACCTCCGTGCATCACGCCACCAATGTGGGAAAGCTGTTTCGCCCCACCAACCCGCTGATGGAAAACTACAAGTGGGTGCCCATCGGCTACCACGGTCGCGCCTCCAGCATCCGCATCTCGGGCGTGGACTTCAAGCGCCCCAACGGCCAGCTCAAGGCCCCCGATGTCGACCCCGTGCTCAAGCCCTGCAACCGTCTCGACTATGAGCTGGAGATGGGCATTTACGCAGGCACGGCCAATGCCTGGGGCGAGGCTGTCGACATCGAGGATGCCGACCGACATATCTTCGGCCTGTGCCTGCTCAACGACTGGTCGGCCCGCGACGTGCAGGCCTGGGAATACCAGCCGCTGGGCCCATTCCTGTCCAAGAACTTCGCCACCAGCATCTCGCCCTGGATCGTGACGCTGGAAGCACTGGAGCCCTATCGCACGGCATTCGTGCGCCCGTCCGACGACCCGCAGCCCCTACCCTACCTCAGCTCCGAAGCCAACTCGCAGCGCGGAGCGCTCGATGTGCAGCTCACGGTCGCCATCCAGACCGAGAAGATGCGCGCCGAAGGCAAGGCCGCCGAGCAGATCACCCGGACCAGCTATCGCCACGCCTACTGGACCATGGCCCAGCTGATTGCCCACCACACCGTCAACGGCTGCGATCTGCAGCCCGGCGACCTGCTGGGCACGGGCACGCTGTCCGGCCCCACCATGGACCAAGCCGGCGCCCTGCTGGAAATCACCGAAGGCGGCAAAAAGCCCCTGAGCCTGAGCAACGGCGAAACCCGCACCTTCCTGCTCGACGGCGACGCCGTGGTCTTTACCGGCTGGTGCGAAAAGCCCGGTGCCGCGCGCATCGGCTTTGGCGAATGCCGCGCCACCGTGCTGCCCGCGCACCAGGCCTGAGCGCCTTGACCATCCCGCAAAGAACCGGCCTGGCGCCGGTTTTTTGTTGGGAATCTGCCCTCGGCCTGTTCGTAACGCCATGACACAATTGCAGCCATGCCTTCCGCTTCGGACACCCCCACCCCTGCGCTCGCCCCCACTGGCCGGAACCCGCGCCAGGAACCTGTGCTGGACCAGCCTCTGCGCTCGGACGCCAGCCCCCTGCCTGCCTCCATCGCCGGAGCCTTTGCAGCAGCGGCCTATTCCATGCAGCACAGCCTGCAGCACGAGGCCGGGCAGACCGCTGCGCCCGAAGAGGAGGACAGCGGTCTGCTGCCTCAGCTCTATGCCAGCCGCCTGAACCCGCGCTCGCGCGACTTCTACCTGGCCCAGTTCAAGCGCTTTGACGCCCTGGACCGCAGCCTGCCCAGCTGGAATATGGCGGCCGCCTTGCTGACCCTGGCATGGTGCAGCCTGCACGGCCTGTGGCGCGAGGCTGCCAAATACTTCGCAGCCGTCACGGCAGCCGCGCTGATCTGGTGGTTCGGCCTGCGTCCTGCCCTGCCCGAGGCCATGGCTCTGGGCCTGGGCATTGCGCTGTGGCTGGTCGCCGTGGCCGTGCCCGGCCTGCTGGGCAATGGCTGGTACTGGCGCAAGATCAGGGCCCAGACGCTGCAGGCGATCACGGACGCGCCCAATATGGCCGCAGCCCATGCCAACCTGCAGGAGCAGGCTGCAGCGCCGCGCAACAGGACTGCCGCCATGCTGGTTCTGGCCCTGCCTGTGGCCGCAGCCGCAGGCGCAGGCATGGCACTGCTGCCCGCCGAAAATCCGGCACCGCTGCCAAACGCGGAACCTGCAGCCATCACCAGGCCCGCAGCCGACAGCGCCACCAGCGCCGCCGCCCCTCGCACCATGGCAAGCCCGGTCCCGGCAGCTCCTGCCGCCGCTGCCACCCAACCCGAGTCCCGCCCGCCAGAGCCGGCGTCCACCGCAGCAGCCGAGACGGGCGCCAGCGCCGGCAAAGCGGCGCCCCAAGCCCCTGCCCTGGTGCCAGACAAGACAGCGGCCCAAGCCGAGCCCAGCGAAAAACCGCCGGCAACACCGGCTGACAAGCCCGCCGCCAAGCCTGCGGCGGAGCCCAAAGAGCAGCCCGTAAAAGCCGCGTCAAAAGAAGTGCCGCAAACCGGCACGGATCTGGTTGCAGGCAAGTTCTATCTGAATCTGGGCGTCTACTCGGAGGCCCGCAATGCCGAGAAGATCGTGGCCCAGCTGAACCAGTCCAAGCTGCCCGCACTGACGCAGAAGATGGCCAGCAACAAAGGCGAAGTCATCCGGGTACGCAGCGGCCCCTTCGAAAGCCGCAAGCGCGCCGAAAAGGCCGCGCGCAAGCTGCAGGCAGCGAATATCGAGGCAGGCATCTTTCAGAGTGCGGACGGAACCCACAAGCCATAGGCCAGACGTAAGCACGCCAGAAATTGATGCAAAAACACCTTCAATCCTTTGATGGTATTGCGCTTACAGCTATCAATTTCGATAACCACCTTGTTGCACCCGCTTGCATATCGGGGCCTGGTCTGGCAGGCGCGGGTACCTGGGGGCGCTATGGTGTGGGGCATGAAGCATCGAACCACTCCTTTGCCAATTTCCACCCGCGCCTTGCTGGGCCTGACCGGTGCCACTGCGGCCTTGCTGATGGCCGGCTGCGCCAGCCATGGCGCAGCCACCGACGGCACGCGCGCGCCGCCTGCACGCCAGCTGCAGGTATGCCATGCCGAACCGGTACAGATCTATCTGGGCCACAACACCGTGGCGTCGACGCTGGAAACCATCCGCCAGAAGTCCGGCTCTTACCTGCTGCGCGTGCTGCGCGAAGGTCAGCCCGCCACCATGGACTACAACCAGGAGCGCCTGAACGTCATCACCAATGACGCTGGCAAGATCACGGCGCTGCGCTGCGGCTGATTCTCCTTGCCGGGCCTACAGGAACATTTCCTGCAGGTCGCTGAGGAAGTCGAAGCCACGCTCGGTCGGCACCACACGGCCCAGGTCGCGCGTGATCAGGCCCTTGGCCTGCGCCTGATCCAGTCCCTTGGCGATGGCTGACATGGGCAGGCCCGTGCGCTCCATGAACTCCTGCAGCGCGAAACCGCCGCGCAGGCGCAACGCGTTGAGCATGTATTCGAACGGCAGCTCTGCGCGCTTGACCTCGTTGTCCTGCGCCAGCGGCGTGCCGGCCAGCGCCATGTCCATATAGCGAGCCGGATCGCGGAAACGCACCTGACGCACGATGCGATGGGCAAAGCTCAGCTTGCTGTGCGCACCCGCGCCAATGCCCAGATAGTCGCCGAACTGCCAGTAGTTGCTATTGTGAAAGCACTGGTGGCCTTCCTTGGCATAGGCCGAGACTTCGTAGCGCTGCATGCCGGCTCCCAGGGTGCTGGCCGTGATCAGGTCCAGCATCTCATAGGCCGTATCGTCCTCGGGCACCAGGGGCGGGTATTTGGCGAAATAGGTGTTGGGCTCGATAGTCAGGTGATAGATCGACAGATGCGGCGGCGCAAACGCCAGCGCGGTGTCCACATCGCGCTGCAGATCGGCAAGACTCTGGCCGGGCAGCGCATACATCAGGTCGATATTGAAGGTCTCGAAATTGTCGGCTGCCTCGCGCACTGCCGCCTGGGCCTGCGCGGCGTCGTGCACGCGGCCCACGGCCTGCAGATAGCGGTCGTCAAAGCTCTGCACCCCTATGGACAGACGGTTCACACCGGCCGCCCGGAAAGCCTTGAAGCGGTCCTTCTCGAAGGTGCCGGGGTTGGCCTCCATCGTGATCTCGCAATCGGGCTCCATGCGCAGACGCGCACGCAGACCGGCAATCAGCTTGTCTATGGACTCGGGCGAGAACAGGCTGGGCGTGCCCCCGCCCATGAAGACGCTGTGCACCGTGCGCCCCCAGATCAGCGGCAGTGCGCTCTCCAGATCGGCCATCAGGGCATCGATATAGCGGTCCTCGGGCAGGGCATCCCCCTTGGCCCAGGCATGCGAGTTGAAGTCGCAATACGGGCATTTCTTGAGACACCAGGGCAGATGCACATACAGCGACAGCGGCGGCAGGCTGCCCAGCTGCAGCGTGCCAGGCCGCATGTAATGCTGAATATCGCGCTGCACCGCCGCTTCGGCAGTCTCTGTTTGAGGCTGAATGGGGATCATGGGAAATATGCTTTTCTAGCGCAAACAAAACCGACGCCGCTAAAACTGGCACAGCCCCAGCTCAGAGATGCCTGGCAAGGGCCGCCCCCAGAGAGGGCATCGTCCCCCTTCCATAGCGCACAGCGCGTAGAGAAAGGGGCGCCCGGCTAGGGGGAAGGCGCGGGGCCGTCTAGGCAGAGCGCCTCAGGGGGTTACAGCCAGCGCTCTTTCACCATCTCGATCATGGTGCGCGAAGAACGACCACGATGGCTGTGGGCATGCTTGAGTTCGGGCGTCATCTCGGCAAAGGTCAGGCCCAGCTCGGGGATCAGCAGTACCGGGTCAAAGCCGAAGCCATTGCTGCCACGGCGCTCGGTCGTGAGCAGGGCCTGCACACGCCCCACGGCAATCAGCGGCTCGGGGTCCTTGGGCGAGCGCACGCCTACCAGGGTGCTGACCATGGCGGCACGGCGATTGACCACGCCCTGCATCTGCTCGAGCAGCGCGCGCACATTGTTGTCGTCGCTTTTCTCGTAGCCGAACTGGGTGCAATAGTAGGCCGTATCTACGCCGGGCAGACCGCCGAAATGATCCACGCACATGCCGGCGTCATCGGCAATGGCAGGCAAGCCGGTCTTCTCGGCCGCAAAGCGCGCCTTGGACAGCGCATTCTCGACAAACGTGCCATAGGGCTCGGGAGCTTCGCCTTCGAACAGATCGCCCTGGCGAATCAGCTCCACGCCCAGCGGGGCAAACATGGCCTGCAACTCGACGAGCTTGCCGCGGTTGTTGGATGCCAGCACAATTTTCATCATAAAAATCCATGCAAACGCTTGTGGCGATTGCGCAATCAGCTATTGATTCAGTAGTTTCAAGCCCAGGCCTGCTGCAGCCTGCAACCCGATTCAGGTCTTGGCTTTCTGGCGCTGTGCCGAGCGGCGTATGGCCTCGTTGATTTCGGCGATCGATCGCTCGATGGCCGCGTCGTCGAGCTCATCCTCGCAGTCTTCGAGCGGCCCCACCTGTATCGTGGACTCAAAGCCCTGATCCTCGATCTCCTGGGTGGAGATGGAGGACGGTTCGAAATTATTCGGTGTTTCCCATACCAGTGCCAGCACGGTGACATTGTCGCTGCTGTCCCCGGCGCGTTTGAGAGCGGTGTCGACCAGCATGGGCACAAAGTGGGCCACGGCCTTGCCGTTCATGATCTGGAGAATTTCCGGCGTCGGCACCGATCCCCAGAGTCCGTCCGAGCACAGCATCAGCTGATCGCCCTCCTCCAGCCGCCTGGTCTCGCTCACATCGAAGATGGGCTTGGAGGGCGAGCCCAGGCAGGTGAACAGCACATTGCGGTTGGCCTGGGCGAGCACGGTCGAGACCTTGCGCATCTCGGTGTACGAGTGGTCGCGCGTGCGCTCCACGAGCTGCCCCTCGCGCACCCAGTACAGGCGCGAGTCGCCGCAATGAATCCAGGTCACCTTGCCTTCCTGCAGCACCGCCGCCACCAGCGTGGTGCGCGGCGTGTCCATCATGCCCTTGGTGCTGGCATAGCGCAGGATCTGGCGATGGGCCAGCAGCAGCGCCTCTTCCAGGAACGCGGCCGGATCTTCCACCAGTGGCCTGGCCTTCTGCTGAAACAACGTGGAAACCACCTGCAGTGCAATCTGCGCGGCCACCTCGCCGTCCGGATGCCCGCCCATCCCGTCCGCCAGCACGAACAGCGCCGCCTCTCGCGTGTAGCAGTAGCCCATGCGGTCTTCGTTGAGGGCACGGCCTCCGCGGCGGCTGAGCTGGAAGACGGAAAATTTCATGGTTTGCGATTGCTGTCGGTCACCGCTCCACGTTCGGAGCCGCCGAGTTTCTGAAGATTCTTCCTGGCGTCATGCACCATATTGTCGAACTGCATGCGCATGCGCTCCTGCACGCTGAGCTTGGTATAGCGA
This DNA window, taken from Comamonas testosteroni TK102, encodes the following:
- a CDS encoding GntR family transcriptional regulator yields the protein MTAVSTASQSRDKLHLQLARLFRNKIATGEWALGHSIPTVEELEALHSVSRTTVRMAVHALVDEGLLETRKRGGTRVVSQPCKPPSFLLPTSWRELVAFGEQIQQTTLQQANDCVPPIPAGFPCPGELAPAYTYFLRVHRHGEARFCLSELYLEQNLYPRLQEQLERATLAQALGNDPAQIAAARQYLSVAPADELIAEHLGVPLGTPLMQALRWARNPQGLVVYWAKVRFISEYVHMEMDLLK
- a CDS encoding 3-hydroxybutyrate dehydrogenase gives rise to the protein MTAVLPLNPPLSKPHAGRVAWITGSTSGIGWAVARQLASEGAAIALHGSAQASAGTDAQLAELHALGVAARYYPLDLSDGQAIAPLARRIAAELGAVDILVNNAGMQHVESVLSFPPDRWNTMLAVNLSAPFHTIQACTPAMLERGWGRIINMASVSGLVGVAHKPAYVASKHGLLGLTKSVALELATTPVTCNAICPGWVLTPLVQAQVDALAQREQLDEAAARARLLGAKQPSRAFVTVEQVAALVGFLASDNAAQVRGAQWNMDGGFTAA
- the fahA gene encoding fumarylacetoacetase, whose protein sequence is MALNETHDAGLQSWVASANTGSSDFPIQNLPFAVFRRKNSSEAFRGGVAIGDQVLDMAAVRDAKALDADVQAQVAAAAQGQLNSLMAMGPEAWSALRLALSRALRAGAAREAALKACLVPQADVEYSVPAQVGDYTDFYTSVHHATNVGKLFRPTNPLMENYKWVPIGYHGRASSIRISGVDFKRPNGQLKAPDVDPVLKPCNRLDYELEMGIYAGTANAWGEAVDIEDADRHIFGLCLLNDWSARDVQAWEYQPLGPFLSKNFATSISPWIVTLEALEPYRTAFVRPSDDPQPLPYLSSEANSQRGALDVQLTVAIQTEKMRAEGKAAEQITRTSYRHAYWTMAQLIAHHTVNGCDLQPGDLLGTGTLSGPTMDQAGALLEITEGGKKPLSLSNGETRTFLLDGDAVVFTGWCEKPGAARIGFGECRATVLPAHQA
- a CDS encoding SPOR domain-containing protein, with amino-acid sequence MPSASDTPTPALAPTGRNPRQEPVLDQPLRSDASPLPASIAGAFAAAAYSMQHSLQHEAGQTAAPEEEDSGLLPQLYASRLNPRSRDFYLAQFKRFDALDRSLPSWNMAAALLTLAWCSLHGLWREAAKYFAAVTAAALIWWFGLRPALPEAMALGLGIALWLVAVAVPGLLGNGWYWRKIRAQTLQAITDAPNMAAAHANLQEQAAAPRNRTAAMLVLALPVAAAAGAGMALLPAENPAPLPNAEPAAITRPAADSATSAAAPRTMASPVPAAPAAAATQPESRPPEPASTAAAETGASAGKAAPQAPALVPDKTAAQAEPSEKPPATPADKPAAKPAAEPKEQPVKAASKEVPQTGTDLVAGKFYLNLGVYSEARNAEKIVAQLNQSKLPALTQKMASNKGEVIRVRSGPFESRKRAEKAARKLQAANIEAGIFQSADGTHKP
- a CDS encoding I78 family peptidase inhibitor, giving the protein MKHRTTPLPISTRALLGLTGATAALLMAGCASHGAATDGTRAPPARQLQVCHAEPVQIYLGHNTVASTLETIRQKSGSYLLRVLREGQPATMDYNQERLNVITNDAGKITALRCG
- the hemW gene encoding radical SAM family heme chaperone HemW; this encodes MIPIQPQTETAEAAVQRDIQHYMRPGTLQLGSLPPLSLYVHLPWCLKKCPYCDFNSHAWAKGDALPEDRYIDALMADLESALPLIWGRTVHSVFMGGGTPSLFSPESIDKLIAGLRARLRMEPDCEITMEANPGTFEKDRFKAFRAAGVNRLSIGVQSFDDRYLQAVGRVHDAAQAQAAVREAADNFETFNIDLMYALPGQSLADLQRDVDTALAFAPPHLSIYHLTIEPNTYFAKYPPLVPEDDTAYEMLDLITASTLGAGMQRYEVSAYAKEGHQCFHNSNYWQFGDYLGIGAGAHSKLSFAHRIVRQVRFRDPARYMDMALAGTPLAQDNEVKRAELPFEYMLNALRLRGGFALQEFMERTGLPMSAIAKGLDQAQAKGLITRDLGRVVPTERGFDFLSDLQEMFL
- a CDS encoding non-canonical purine NTP pyrophosphatase, producing the protein MKIVLASNNRGKLVELQAMFAPLGVELIRQGDLFEGEAPEPYGTFVENALSKARFAAEKTGLPAIADDAGMCVDHFGGLPGVDTAYYCTQFGYEKSDDNNVRALLEQMQGVVNRRAAMVSTLVGVRSPKDPEPLIAVGRVQALLTTERRGSNGFGFDPVLLIPELGLTFAEMTPELKHAHSHRGRSSRTMIEMVKERWL
- a CDS encoding PP2C family protein-serine/threonine phosphatase: MKFSVFQLSRRGGRALNEDRMGYCYTREAALFVLADGMGGHPDGEVAAQIALQVVSTLFQQKARPLVEDPAAFLEEALLLAHRQILRYASTKGMMDTPRTTLVAAVLQEGKVTWIHCGDSRLYWVREGQLVERTRDHSYTEMRKVSTVLAQANRNVLFTCLGSPSKPIFDVSETRRLEEGDQLMLCSDGLWGSVPTPEILQIMNGKAVAHFVPMLVDTALKRAGDSSDNVTVLALVWETPNNFEPSSISTQEIEDQGFESTIQVGPLEDCEDELDDAAIERSIAEINEAIRRSAQRQKAKT